The sequence below is a genomic window from Equus caballus isolate H_3958 breed thoroughbred chromosome 11, TB-T2T, whole genome shotgun sequence.
GCCTAATTATGACCCGGCTGCCTCACCAGCTGGTAAGTGTCCCCAGGTCCTGGCATGAGTGCAGTGTGGGTCGGGGCTGGTGGGGGGGCGTGGCCCAGGTGGCCCTAGGACCCCCCCACCATGGAAAACCAGCTCTGGTATAACACCCTGGGGTGCTGCAATCAATACCAAGAAGGTCCCCAGGAAGCTGAGGACTTCCTACTCCTGCTCCTGGGCCTCATCATTCTTGTCAACATTGGGATCAACATGGCAACTGTGGTCAGTGATGATTGTGAACCACCCCTAGGGATAAAGACGGCTGAGGATAGAAGCCAGCTGCAGCCTGCACCTCTACCTGCAGGAGTGGTCTTGGCTGGGataggggtggagggtgggagtggAAAGCCTGGCCTTCACTCTCACCCCGCTACCctaccgcccccaccccccagatgTGGCATGGGCTCCAGAATGTCTTAGACAAGACGATCTGCTGGATTAATCAAAAAAGTAAGTATGATAGCTAGAGAGGTAGGGACTGCCCGCCACCATGCGACCACAGCCCTAGAAACCCAGGCCCTGGTGTTCTCAACCCTGAACTCTTATGACAATTGCCCTGCGCTCATGGACTCTTGCTTCCCTCAGATGAAATCTTGCAAGCTTGTGAAAGTTCTCCCAAAGATTCACCACCCAAGGCCCAAGACGTCCACATCTACTGCACCCTGGACCCTGTACAAGTGAAGATGGCCCGGCCCACTTGCTACTCCTCTTCTTCCTATCACCACATCCGCAACCACTGCTCACGCTGCCGCCACCGCCGCTGCTACCGCCGAAGCCGCAGCCACCAGCAGAGGCTGAAGAACCCCACACAGTGTCCCCACAACCGCTCAGTCTTCCGTAGCCAACATTGCAGCCGCAAAATGTCACAGCTGCGGCCGATGCCCTGCTTTGATGGGGAGGGTCTGGATTCCTACCTGGAAGAGGAGGATGACCTGTCTTTCCCATATCCCAAGTACCCACggcggggctggggagggctctACCAGCGAATGGGCCTGCCCTCCCCCATGAGGCTGTGGGGCCGCCAGGGTGGGATTCTGGCCAGCCTGCCACCACCCTCTCTCTACCTGTCACCTGAGCTGCGCTGCATGCCAAAGCGTGTGGAGGCCAAGTCAGAGCTGAGGCTGCAGTCCTACAGGCCCCACTGCTCACAGTCCCGCATCTGGGGCAATATGGAGACTGAGCAGTGGACCTCATCCCCACCACCTCCCCGCCAGCTGCTCCGTAACCCCTCCTGGGTCCCCGGGGGGCACAGCCCTTACTCCTCAGGGGGCCAGCTACTGTATGACTCCTGGGATCAGCGGCGGCGTGCTCTGGAGGGCTCTGAGCCTCCCTGTGTCCTGGTGCGCCGGGTCTCCCGGGCGGAGGCTCGAGAGCCCTACTCCCCTCAGTCCCACCGGCGGAGCCTCCCCAGCCACGCTTACAGCCAGCCCAACCGCAGCCCCCACCCATCCACGGGACACTTGAGCTACAGCTCCCGAGATCCTCAGGAGGTCCGGCGCCGGGCGGCCGAATGGGCTGAGGCTCTGCCCGCTCGGCACCCTCTGACTACCTCCACCTCCCTCACGGTGTTGGGTGAGGCCTCATACCAACGGGCCCcggctcccagcccagccctgctctcccgCTCCTCCCAGCGCCTGCCCGAAGTCCAGGCTGCTGAGCTCTCCCCACCTCCGCCCACCTTTGTGCCACTCAGACGGAATCCGGGGGGCAATACCAACCACCAGGTGTACGACAGCCTGGAACTGAAgcggcaggtgcaggagagcagagCGCGAGCCAACTCACTGCCGCCACCTTCCACCTCGGCCTCGAGGCCCTCGGTGCACAGGAGCCGGATGGGGAAATTTAACTGACCAGCGGCGACAGCAGGCAGTGGGGCAGGGCATGGAGAGAGGAATAAAGAGCAACAGAGTCCAGGAAACACTGTGGTGGTCTGTGGCTTGGAAGCACCACTCCTTCTGCCAACCTGGGTCCCTGGCCTTGGCTTCCTGAAATGAGAAGCCAGTGTCTCCTTCTTGGCATAAATTTCCCCTTGACCACAGTCCTCCCAGCAGGATCCCCCTGGTCCTGCACCATGCACTAAGCAGATCTTGCAGCTGCAGACTCCAAACTACTGGTCTCTGGGCACCAACTCTGTGTCTCTGCTCTCCCTGTCCCCAAAGGAGTTTCAGCCCCATGTAAGAAGCTGAGGTCAGATTCCAGACATGGGGGTTCCACATCTGAGCAGATGTAGGCCTTGGCCCAGTGAGTGGCAGGAAGGCCGCCAGGGCTCTGGATTCCAGCCAGGCCTTCCCCAGGGCCCTGAGGCCAAGGTCTTCCCAGTCTCGGGAGTGGTCAAGGGGATGGAACTCGTGAGTGTTTGAATGAGTGAGTCAGCAGGCAGAGAGGGAACAaatgagggtgggaggggaggtgtgctgtcttcccagccctgtttGACTGCCCAGGCTCGGGTTACCTGAACCCAGTTACCATGGAATGCCACCCTAtgccctccttttcctccccctccttcatTGTGACCCCAACCACCTGCCCCATTATGATCCagtccttctccccctcccccaccagaggaCTCTGGATCCTAGTGAGTATATGGGGGCCAGGGGGCCCAGGTAGTCCTGGGACCCCCGGCCATGGGTGAGCGAGCCCACCACAGAGCCCAAGTGTGCTCTGGCACCAACCTCAGGAAGTGCCAGGACCTAGGAGACTCAATTCTTCTGATTCTGGGCAGTTTCATCTTGCTCAATGTGGGAATCAATGTGGTGATTCTGGTCAGTGCGGGGTCTGGGCACCAGGGTTGGGGGAGCTCTGGGGTCTTGAAGGAGCTGAGGTGAGAGGGCTGTTGGAATGTGGCCAGGGTGGGACTTCAGGGCTCACCTACTTCTGGActctcccctctcctgctcccctcaGCTCTGGAAGCATCTGAAGAGCTCCTTGCGGATTCTTTTCCATCGTTTTTTCCCCAAAGGTGAGTGGGCCCCAGCATGGGCTCAAGAGGATGTGGGTCTGTCTCCTTTCTTCTATCCCTCTCCCCATTCTCAGCCTCTCAGGAACCCAGCCTTGTCCATCCCACCTTTCCCTGCAGACAAGCAACCCAGCTGTATAGGCAGCCATCCCATGTGTATGCACTGCTCCGTGGATCCCAAGAACCTGTTCTCAAGAGTCTCTTCCCGCTTCCATCGTCACCCAAGCCTCCTGCTCGGGCACCCTAAACACCTTGACTCCTGGATACCAGACACGAATGATGAGAAAGCTTCTAGGTGCTGCTgcatgccacctcagtatggacAGGCCAGGGCTCCCGTGGAGGCTCCATGGGGACTATGGAAGGAAGGGATGATGGGAGTTGGGGAGGCCTCTCAGGTCCCAGCCTTAAAGACCCAAGCCACCTTTATCTCCAAGCAAGAGACATCTTCCCAGTTCCCCAGGATGAGCAAGTTGGACACGGTTCCACTCCACTTGCCCCAGAAGAGCAAGACTAAGACCCCAGACTATGATCCAATCCATGCCCCGACCCAGGCCCCAACCCACTCCCCAGTCCACCCCCCGGAGCACACCCACCCCCAGGTTCAGATCCGCTCCCTAGTCCACCACCCTGAGCACActcccacccaggcccagacccACTCCCCAGGCCACCCGTCTGAGCACACCCCTGCCCAGGCCCAGACCCGCTCCTCAGGCCACCCCACTGAGCACACCCCTACCCAGGCCCAGACCCGCTGCCCAGGCCACCCGCCTGAGCACACCCACCCCAAAGTTCAGATCTGCTTCCCAGGCCACTCCCCTGAGCACACCCCTGCCCAGGCCCAGACCCACTGCCCAGGCCACCCCCCTGAGCGCACCCACCCCAAGGTTCAGATCTGCTCTCCCAGCCATCCCCCTGAGCACACCCCCGCCAAGGCCCAGGGCCCTGAGCACACCTCAGTCCACACCCTGGGCCACAGTCCTGAGCACATAACAGTCCACTCTCCAGCCCGCACCCTGGCCCAGGCTCATCTAAACTATACCCACGCCCACACCCTGATCCCTGCCCCAACCTctgtcccagcccctcctccaacTTCTGCCCCTGCCACtactcctgccccagcccctacACCAGCCCCTGTCCCAATCTCTGCCCCAACCCCTGCCCCAGCATTGGTCATGGCCATGACTACCACTCCAGTCCCTGCTCCTGTCCCTGCCACCACCCCTACTCACATCCTAACTCCTATTCCCTCTCCCCCGGCTGCCTTCAGCCAAGGCCTCTCCACTGGCCATGTGGTCTACAATGCCCGCAGGGTTAGGCAGAACTTATTCCATGTGTGCCCCCCGCCAAACTCTGAATATTCCAGAAAGTACTTGGGCACCCTTTCCAGGCCCCAAGAGGGACAGGGCCCAGTGAGCTCTGGTACAGCTAAGCAAACAGTGAACCAACGTAGTGAGGACAGTGCCAAGCCCTCCACAGGATCCATACTGGGTTACCTGGAGTTGGGGAATATGGAATGGAAGGTCTCAAATGATGCCAAAGACAAGTTCTTACAGCCCAAGACCTTCCCTTACTGCAGCTTCCATCCTTGCAGTTCTGAGAGGAGAAACACAGACTCCCAAGCTCCAGTCTACCCCAAATTCCTGGTCTACTCCAAGGATGCTACACCTTCTCAACCTTGCTTTCATTCTCCAACCAATGCCCGGAGCTCACCATGCACCATTCCTCCACCATGcactctttctctgcctcttgtTTCTCCCAGATCCTTTGTCCTTCATCAAGCTGCCAACAACCAGAAGCCCTCCACCATAATACAAACTCCTACCTCTCCCGCAACCTCCAAGTCTACTCAGTCTGTCCCCTCTTCCCAGTTTCCCATCCCTCTGCAGTTCTCCACCATTTCCCAACCCCCAATCCAACCCCAATCTCCTGAATTTCATGAGAGTCTAGGCCTCACCCAAGACTCTGGCCTCCAAAGGACCCCAAGCCCTTCAAAAGACTCTAAAGTTCCCAGGAACCCAGGTCTTACCCAAAATCCAGGCCTGCACAAGAACCCAGGCCTTACCCAAAATCCAGGCCTCTACAAGAACCCAGGCCTTGTTCAAGATCCAGGCCTACGTAAGCGCCCAGGCCCTACCCAAGACTCTAGCCTTCACAAGAATCCAGTCATTACGCAAGATTGTGGCCCGCAAAAGAGCCTAGATCCTACCCAAGATGCAGGTATCTTTAGGAGCACATGTCTCACCCAACACTCTGGCCTCCACAAGAACACACCATTTCCCCAAACTTCTGACATTCAGAGGACCTCAGGCTTTATGCAAGAGACTGGAGTTTCTAGGAATCTAGAAGGAAACCAAGAGACTGTACTCTACGAAAGTCAAGATCTCTCCCAAAAAACTGGTCTCCAAAACATCCCAGGCCCTTCTAAAGAATGTGGAGGTTACAAGAGTGCAGGAAATGACCAAGATCCAGGAGTCTATGGGAGTCTAGGCCTTACCCAAGATTCTGACCCCCAGAAGAACCCATACTTTCCCCAAGACTCTGGAGTCAAC
It includes:
- the SPEM2 gene encoding uncharacterized protein SPEM2, encoding MENQLWYNTLGCCNQYQEGPQEAEDFLLLLLGLIILVNIGINMATVMWHGLQNVLDKTICWINQKNEILQACESSPKDSPPKAQDVHIYCTLDPVQVKMARPTCYSSSSYHHIRNHCSRCRHRRCYRRSRSHQQRLKNPTQCPHNRSVFRSQHCSRKMSQLRPMPCFDGEGLDSYLEEEDDLSFPYPKYPRRGWGGLYQRMGLPSPMRLWGRQGGILASLPPPSLYLSPELRCMPKRVEAKSELRLQSYRPHCSQSRIWGNMETEQWTSSPPPPRQLLRNPSWVPGGHSPYSSGGQLLYDSWDQRRRALEGSEPPCVLVRRVSRAEAREPYSPQSHRRSLPSHAYSQPNRSPHPSTGHLSYSSRDPQEVRRRAAEWAEALPARHPLTTSTSLTVLGEASYQRAPAPSPALLSRSSQRLPEVQAAELSPPPPTFVPLRRNPGGNTNHQVYDSLELKRQVQESRARANSLPPPSTSASRPSVHRSRMGKFN
- the SPEM3 gene encoding LOW QUALITY PROTEIN: uncharacterized protein SPEM3 (The sequence of the model RefSeq protein was modified relative to this genomic sequence to represent the inferred CDS: deleted 1 base in 1 codon), producing the protein MGERAHHRAQVCSGTNLRKCQDLGDSILLILGSFILLNVGINVVILLWKHLKSSLRILFHRFFPKDKQPSCIGSHPMCMHCSVDPKNLFSRVSSRFHRHPSLLLGHPKHLDSWIPDTNDEKASRCCCMPPQYGQARAPVEAPWGLWKEGMMGVGEASQVPALKTQATFISKQETSSQFPRMSKLDTVPLHLPQKSKTKTPDYDPIHAPTQAPTHSPVHPPEHTHPQVQIRSLVHHPEHTPTQAQTHSPGHPSEHTPAQAQTRSSGHPTEHTPTQAQTRCPGHPPEHTHPKVQICFPGHSPEHTPAQAQTHCPGHPPERTHPKVQICSPSHPPEHTPAKAQGPEHTSVHTLGHSPEHITVHSPARTLAQAHLNYTHAHTLIPAPTSVPAPPPTSAPATTPAPAPTPAPVPISAPTPAPALVMAMTTTPVPAPVPATTPTHILTPIPSPPAAFSQGLSTGHVVYNARRVRQNLFHVCPPPNSEYSRKYLGTLSRPQEGQGPVSSGTAKQTVNQRSEDSAKPSTGSILGYLELGNMEWKVSNDAKDKFLQPKTFPYCSFHPCSSERRNTDSQAPVYPKFLVYSKDATPSQPCFHSPTNARSSPCTIPPPCTLSLPLVSPRSFVLHQAANNQKPSTIIQTPTSPATSKSTQSVPSSQFPIPLQFSTISQPPIQPQSPEFHESLGLTQDSGLQRTPSPSKDSKVPRNPGLTQNPGLHKNPGLTQNPGLYKNPGLVQDPGLRKRPGPTQDSSLHKNPVITQDCGPQKSLDPTQDAGIFRSTCLTQHSGLHKNTPFPQTSDIQRTSGFMQETGVSRNLEGNQETVLYESQDLSQKTGLQNIPGPSKECGGYKSAGNDQDPGVYGSLGLTQDSDPQKNPYFPQDSGVNKSSGLSQESGLHKSPGLVQTSGLHKGSGLTQDSGDYKNPETTRDNKNTQGSGVYRSLGPTQDSDLHKNLHPTQVTEVERKCGLTQDVGTQRSPEHTQDPKCHKNPGINQDPGPHKGPALTRDSGLPKTQGHTKESGLHKDTCLIPNPDLHKNPHLAPGTESVQVLGPPQTAKSTLSPMKSSVSAETPQKEDAEQHILWTSVPLSPNSCSSKAQVIYNDLQTFSEVPVLIELQPLSRRAGSQDWMYHPVDTIPPACQNYRQMSMPPQINWKPHCPGQGTRVGQVVFDARQRQFGVGRDKCEAPSPRRLRQEVPSNHQRPSRSGDISV